From a single Capsicum annuum cultivar UCD-10X-F1 chromosome 12, UCD10Xv1.1, whole genome shotgun sequence genomic region:
- the LOC107849565 gene encoding putative UDP-rhamnose:rhamnosyltransferase 1 — protein sequence MANSDDNNTTTKKLHIVMFPWLAFGHIIPFLELSKFIAQKGHKISFISTPRNIDRLPKLPPQFSNSINFVKIPLPQVDGLPKNAEATMDVTNEEMIYLKKAMDGMEKEVANFLETNSPDYIIQDFAQYWLAPISSRLGISRIYYSIINAWFISFLGPIEHMIYTNNTSPPKLEDCLVPPKWIPFETKAAYRRHEAQWLVESSKKNVSGVSDMYRLGVTTKGLDATIVRHCYEFEGQWLKLLEDMHGIPVIPTGLMPPIVDKGSSDEKNESWISIKEWLDEKSKGSVVYVALGSEVTVGQSEIDELALGLELSGLSFFWVLRKTLESGLKLPDGFEERTKGRGVVWKSWAPQLKILSHDSVGGFLTHCGWSSIIEGLMFGHPLIMLPFLVDQGLNARILEDKGVGVEVPKNEEDGSYTGDSVAKSVKLVMVENDGKIIREKAKEMISIFGNKELHDEYIENVIKFLENHGKGKN from the coding sequence ATGGCCAATAGTGATGACAATAATACTACTACTAAAAAGCTTCACATAGTTATGTTTCCATGGTTAGCTTTTGGTCATATTATCCCATTTCTTGAACTTTCCAAATTCATAGCTCAAAAAGGTcacaaaatttcttttatttcaactcCAAGAAACATTGATAGACTCCCAAAACTACCCCCTCAATTTTCTAATTCCATAAATTTTGTTAAAATCCCACTTCCACAAGTTGATGGATTACCAAAAAATGCTGAGGCCACTATGGATGTAACAAATGAAGAAATGATTTATCTCAAGAAAGCAATGGATGGTATGGAAAAAGAAGTGGCTAATTTCTTGGAAACAAATTCTCCTGATTATATCATTCAAGATTTTGCACAATATTGGTTGGCTCCAATTTCATCAAGATTAGGTATATCAAGAATTTACTATAGTATAATCAATGCTTGGTTCATTTCCTTCTTAGGTCCCATTGAACACATGATCTACACCAACAATACTTCACCTCCAAAGTTGGAGGATTGTTTGGTACCACCAAAATGGATACCATTTGAAACAAAGGCAGCATATCGCCGCCACGAGGCACAGTGGTTGGTTGAGTCTAGTAAGAAAAATGTTTCTGGTGTTTCAGACATGTATCGTCTTGGTGTTACAACTAAAGGGTTAGATGCAACTATTGTTCGTCATTGTTATGAGTTTGAAGGTCAGTGGTTGAAATTACTAGAAGATATGCATGGTATACCTGTGATTCCCACAGGGTTGATGCCACCTATAGTGGACAAAGGTAGTagtgatgaaaaaaatgaatcttgGATATCGATTAAAGAATGGTTAGATGAGAAATCCAAAGGTTCAGTTGTTTATGTAGCATTAGGAAGTGAAGTGACTGTTGGTCAGAGTGAGATCGATGAGCTAGCTCTTGGGTTGGAGTTATCAGGACTATCGTTCTTTTGGGTCCTGAGGAAGACATTAGAGTCAGGTCTCAAGTTACCTGATGGTTTTGAGGAAAGAACTAAAGGTAGAGGTGTAGTATGGAAGAGTTGGGCGCCTCAGTTGAAAATACTGAGTCATGACTCAGTTGGTGGATTTCTGACTCATTGTGGATGGAGCTCGATCATAGAAGGGCTAATGTTTGGTCATCCGTTGATTATGCTACCTTTTCTAGTAGATCAAGGACTGAACGCTCGAATCCTAGAGGATAAAGGGGTTGGTGTAGAAGTTCCGAAAAATGAAGAGGACGGGTCCTACACGGGTGACTCCGTGGCTAAGTCAGTGAAACTAGTAATGGTGGAAAAtgatggaaagataattcgagAGAAAGCTAAAGAAATGATTTCCATATTTGGTAACAAAGAGCTTCATGATGAGTATATAGAAAATGTGATTAAATTCTTGGAAAATCATGGGAAAGGGAAGAATTAA
- the LOC107849639 gene encoding putative UDP-rhamnose:rhamnosyltransferase 1 produces the protein MDESKTLHVVLFPWLAFGHLIPFFELAKQIARKGHKVSYISTSKNIDRLPKLSQKLNYSIDFVNLSLPLTSGLPKRAEATTDVPLDKVQYLKKAFDGLELELTQFLENSVPDWIIYDFTPYWLPPIAARLGISRAFFNTFNAWSSVFFGPVVDKSDSTNIRRIEPEDFTFPPKWIPFPSNIAYRLYEINRFFGHLEKNASGVSDWDRFATSLSGCDAFLIRSCNDLEREWLDLLPAIHQKPIVSVGLLPPSVQDTEGGKDDAWGFINNWLAMQREKSVVYVALGTEATPSQNELAELAHGLELSGLPFFWALRINQHDLEPLKLPEGFEERTKNQGIVWTSWAPQLRILKHDSVGVFLTHCGWGSIIEGLQFGKPLVMLPFLGDQALNARGLEEKKLGLEIPRNENDGTLTQNSVAESLKLMMNDEKGKIYWEKANEMRKIFGNRDLSEKYIDDFIDYLHKKRK, from the exons ATGGATGAGTCTAAAACACTTCATGTTGTATTATTTCCATGGTTAGCTTTTGGCCACTTAATTCCATTTTTTGAACTTGCAAAACAAATTGCAAGAAAAGGTCACAAAGTTTCCTatatttcaacttctaaaaacatCGATCGACTTCCAAaactttctcaaaaattaaattactCCATAGATTTCGTTAATCTTTCTCTACCTTTAACCAGCGGTCTACCGAAGCGTGCAGAGGCCACAACGGATGTACCACTTGACAAGGTTCAATACCTCAAGAAAGCCTTTGATGGACTCGAACTTGAGTTGACTCAATTCCTTGAAAACTCTGTCCCTGATTGGATCATTTACGATTTTACCCCTTATTGGTTGCCCCCCATCGCGGCTAGGCTTGGAATTTCACGTGCCTTCTTTAACACGTTTAATGCGTGGTCTAGTGTATTTTTTGGTCCCGTGGTTGACAAAAGTGATAGTACTAATATACGACGGATCGAGCCCGAGGATTTCACCTTTCCACCAAAATGGATCCCTTTTCCGTCTAATATTGCGTATCGTCTTTACGAAATAAACAG GTTTTTCGGCCATCTAGAAAAAAATGCTTCTGGTGTTTCCGATTGGGATCGATTCGCAACATCACTTTCCGGTTGCGATGCATTTTTAATTCGGAGTTGTAACGACTTAGAAAGAGAATGGTTAGATCTTCTTCCCGCGATTCATCAGAAACCTATCGTATCAGTTGGCCTATTGCCACCTTCAGTACAAGATACTGAAGGTGGCAAAGACGATGCATGGGGTTTTATTAATAATTGGTTAGCCATGCAACGTGAAAAATCGGTTGTCTATGTAGCATTGGGAACAGAGGCAACCCCGAGTCAAAATGAACTCGCTGAGCTAGCTCATGGTTTGGAGCTCTCAGGGTTGCCGTTTTTCTGGGCTTTGAGGATTAACCAGCACGATCTTGAACCGTTAAAGTTGCCGGAAGGTTTTGAGGAACGTACCAAAAACCAAGGGATAGTCTGGACGAGTTGGGCCCCACAACTCAGGATACTGAAACATGACTCAGTCGGCGTGTTCTTGACTCATTGTGGTTGGGGTTCTATTATAGAAGGACTTCAATTTGGCAAACCACTTGTCATGTTACCTTTTTTGGGAGATCAAGCACTAAATGCTAGAGGTTTGGAAGAAAAAAAGTTGGGTCTAGAAATTCCAAGAAATGAAAATGATGGAACTTTGACTCAAAATTCAGTGGCTGAGTCATTAAAattgatgatgaatgatgaaaAGGGAAAAATTTATTGGGAGAAAGcaaatgaaatgagaaaaatatttggAAATAGAGATTTAAGTGAAAAGTATATAGATGACTTTATTGACTATCTCCATAAGAAAAGGAAGTGA